One Glycine max cultivar Williams 82 chromosome 3, Glycine_max_v4.0, whole genome shotgun sequence DNA window includes the following coding sequences:
- the PTS-L4 gene encoding pterocarpan synthase-like precursor, with amino-acid sequence MANFITFFIPLALTLLFSSLVTASYHQSISPSLLRSREKLTHLRFYFHEIFTSDKPSNLVIDPPKVVADSPLPFGSQVVIEDPLTIGPDVESKQIGKAQGFYLSATQRPGLELEIVMGMALTFLEGEFNGSSLSVLGRNKIFNEVRELPIIGGTGEFRFARGYILARSVKVDYHKGDATVEYNAYVYHYSSTSSSSHEIFNDGVQFMTDPILSKI; translated from the coding sequence ATGGCTAATTTCATAACTTTCTTCATTCCCCTAGCCCTAACCCTCCTTTTCTCCTCCCTCGTCACTGCCAGTTACCATCAAAGCATCTCTCCAAGCCTTCTACGTTCTCGTGAGAAGCTCACGCACCTTCGCTTCTATTTCCATGAAATTTTTACTAGCGACAAACCCTCTAATCTCGTGATCGACCCCCCCAAGGTGGTAGCCGACTCTCCCCTTCCATTTGGGTCCCAAGTGGTGATCGAGGACCCATTAACAATTGGGCCTGATGTCGAGTCCAAACAGATAGGTAAGGCCCAAGGGTTTTACCTATCCGCAACCCAAAGGCCCGGTTTGGAGTTGGAGATAGTCATGGGGATGGCCTTGACCTTCTTAGAAGGCGAATTTAACGGTAGCAGTTTAAGTGTGTTGGGGAGAAACAAAATCTTCAATGAGGTGAGGGAGTTGCCTATTATTGGTGGCACGGGTGAGTTTCGCTTCGCACGTGGCTATATCCTAGCTAGGAGTGTCAAGGTCGATTACCATAAAGGGGATGCTACCGTGGAATACAACGCTTATGTGTATCATTATTCTTCCACTAGCTCTTCGTCTCACGAGATTTTTAACGATGGAGTTCAGTTCATGACAGACCCTATTCTTAGCAAGATTtag
- the LOC100790541 gene encoding pentatricopeptide repeat-containing protein At2g22410, mitochondrial, producing the protein MKKSFLVPHSLLSTPKPQPRHHLRHHKPPSSASVSTNQTKWNSKTNVIITHPTLVVMESCSSMHQLRQIQARMTLTGLINDTFPLSRVLAFCALADAGDIRYAHRLFRRIPEPNTFMWYTMIRGYNKARIPSTAFSFFLHMLRGRVPLDARTFVFALKACELFSEPSQGESVHSVARKTGFDSELLVRNGLVNFYADRGWLKHARWVFDEMSAMDVVTWTTMIDGYAASNCSDAAMEMFNLMLDGDVEPNEVTLIAVLSACSQKGDLGMGKYIHEIMEKKNMRWGLSLHNALLDMYVKCGSLIAARELFDRMETRDVISWTSMVNGYAKSGYLESARRFFDQTPRKNVVCWSAMIAGYSQNDKPEESLKLFHEMLGAGFVPVEHTLVSVLSACGQLSCLSLGCWIHQYFVDGKIMPLSATLANAIIDMYAKCGNIDKAAEVFSTMSERNLVSWNSMIAGYAANGQAKQAVEVFDQMRCMEFNPDDITFVSLLTACSHGGLVSEGQEYFDAMERNYGIKPKKEHYACMIDLLGRTGLLEEAYKLITNMPMQPCEAAWGALLSACRMHGNVELARLSALNLLSLDPEDSGIYVQLANICANERKWGDVRRVRSLMRDKGVKKTPGHSLIEIDGEFKEFLVADESHTQSEEIYKVLDAIFLLSKLEDCDCEL; encoded by the coding sequence ATGAAAAAATCGTTTCTCGTTCCCCATTCTCTACTTTCTACCCCAAAACCCCAACCGCGGCATCATCTTCGACACCATAAACCACCATCCTCTGCGTCGGTTTCCACAAACCAAACCAAATGGAACTCCAAAACCAACGTGATAATCACACACCCAACCCTTGTGGTAATGGAATCATGTTCCTCCATGCACCAACTGCGTCAGATTCAAGCACGCATGACTCTCACCGGCCTCATCAACGACACCTTCCCCCTCAGCAGAGTCCTCGCTTTCTGCGCCCTCGCCGACGCCGGCGACATCCGCTACGCCCATCGTCTCTTCCGCCGTATACCCGAACCCAACACCTTCATGTGGTACACCATGATCCGAGGCTACAACAAAGCGCGAATTCCCTCCACGGcattctccttctttctccacaTGCTTCGAGGACGCGTTCCCTTGGACGCAAGAACCTTCGTTTTCGCGCTCAAGGCCTGCGAGCTCTTCTCGGAGCCCTCCCAGGGGGAATCCGTGCATTCCGTTGCTCGGAAAACGGGGTTTGATTCTGAGTTGCTTGTGCGAAATGGGTTGGTGAACTTTTATGCTGATCGTGGTTGGTTGAAGCACGCGCGCTGGGTGTTTGATGAAATGTCTGCTATGGATGTTGTTACTTGGACCACGATGATTGATGGGTATGCGGCGTCTAACTGTTCAGATGCGGCTATGGAGATGTTTAATTTGATGTTGGACGGTGATGTTGAGCCCAATGAGGTCACGTTGATTGCGGTGCTTTCGGCTTGCTCTCAGAAGGGTGACCTTGGTATGGGGAAATACATTCATGAGATTATGGAGAAGAAGAATATGAGGTGGGGTTTGAGTTTACACAATGCCTTGTTGGATATGTATGTGAAATGTGGTAGTTTGATTGCTGCTAGGGAGCTTTTTGACAGAATGGAAACTAGGGATGTAATTTCGTGGACTAGCATGGTTAATGGGTATGCTAAAAGCGGTTACTTGGAGTCTGCAAGGAGGTTTTTCGATCAAACTCCTCGGAAAAATGTGGTCTGCTGGAGTGCGATGATTGCGGGGTATTCTCAGAATGACAAACCTGAGGAATCATTAAAATTGTTTCACGAAATGCTTGGGGCAGGTTTTGTTCCGGTTGAGCACACCTTAGTGAGTGTGCTCTCTGCTTGTGGCCAGCTGAGTTGCTTGAGTTTGGGTTGCTGGATTCATCAATATTTTGTTGATGGAAAAATAATGCCACTTAGTGCTACTTTGGCAAATGCCATTATAGATATGTATGCCAAATGTGGAAACATAGATAAAGCTGCAGAAGTCTTCAGTACAATGTCGGAGAGAAACTTGGTTTCTTGGAATTCTATGATTGCAGGGTATGCTGCCAATGGTCAAGCAAAGCAAGCTGTTGAAGTTTTTGATCAGATGAGGTGTATGGAATTCAACCCGGATGATATTACGTTTGTTAGTTTGTTGACAGCTTGCAGTCATGGTGGTTTGGTTTCAGAAGGTCAAGAATACTTTGATGCCATGGAAAGAAACTATGGAATAAAACCCAAAAAGGAACATTATGCTTGCATGATTGATCTACTAGGTAGAACTGGGCTCCTGGAAGAAGCTTACAAGTTGATAACAAACATGCCAATGCAACCTTGTGAGGCAGCTTGGGGTGCCCTTCTAAGTGCTTGTAGAATGCACGGTAATGTTGAGCTGGCCAGATTGTCTGCTCTTAATCTTCTAAGCTTGGATCCAGAAGACAGTGGCATTTATGTGCAGCTGGCAAATATTTGTGCTAATGAGAGAAAATGGGGTGATGTAAGGAGGGTGCGGAGTTTGATGAGAGACAAGGGTGTGAAGAAGACTCCTGGTCATAGCTTAATAGAGATAGATGGTGAATTTAAAGAGTTTTTGGTGGCAGATGAATCACACACCCAATCTGAGGAGATCTATAAAGTACTGGATGCAATATTTTTGTTGTCAAAATTGGAAGACTGTGACTGTGAGTTGTAG
- the LOC100787899 gene encoding histone H2AX, whose amino-acid sequence MSSTEAAATEKKGGRGKPKTSKSVSRSSKAGLQFPVGRVARYLKAGRYAQRVGSGSPVYLSAVLEYLAAEVLELAGNAARDNKKTRIVPRHIQLAVRNDEELSKLMGSVTIANGGVLPNIHQNLLPKKVAGKGKTEIGSASQEF is encoded by the exons ATGAGTTCCACAGAGGCAgcagccacagagaagaaagGTGGAAGAGGGAAACCGAAGACTTCAAAGTCCGTTTCCCGTTCCTCCAAAGCTGGCCTTCAGTTTCCCGTCGGCCGTGTCGCTCGCTACCTCAAGGCCGGTCGCTACGCCCAGCGCGTTGGCTCCGGTTCCCCTGTTTATCTCTCCGCGGTTCTCGAATACCTCGCTGCCGAG GTTTTGGAGCTTGCGGGGAACGCTGCGAGGGACAACAAGAAGACGAGGATCGTTCCGAGGCACATTCAACTGGCGGTTAGGAACGACGAGGAGTTGAGCAAGCTGATGGGATCTGTGACCATTGCCAACGGTGGTGTTCTGCCTAACATTCACCAGAATTTGTTGCCCAAGAAGGTCGCTGGCAAGGGGAAGACCGAGATTGGATCTGCTAGTCAGGAGTTTTAG
- the LOC100306518 gene encoding uncharacterized protein LOC100306518 → MEEEHQCSRSGEEPQTQELDGEDQQLQHQCQQPGAEEKLVLQFMDSMDNYLSLFDVVSSTLRQGWFDLASARHSMGASRINSSLLDLKLHSAATTLKITNYDGTQPRFMLHKWVSSEHESTQLEDENVQSQDSSSVKSSDNAEVQNERSKSLSVFGVLISPKLRASQLSFEKALETLIEIANLQKSLLYSFHQLQKVEDTKE, encoded by the exons ATGGAAGAAGAGCATCAATGTTCTAGAAGTGGTGAAGAACCACAGACACAGGAACTGGATGGAGAAGATCAACAGCTGCAGCATCAATGCCAACAACCTGGAGCTGAAGAGAAACTTGTATTGCAATTTATGGATTCAATGGATAACTACCTATCCCTCTTTGATGTAGTGTCCTCCACCCTTCGACAG GGATGGTTTGACTTAGCTAGTGCTCGACATTCCATGGGTGCTTCTCGCATTAATAGTTCTTTATTGGACCTGAAATTGCATTCAGCCGCTACAACATTGAAGATAACCAACTATGATG GTACACAGCCACGCTTCATGTTGCATAAATGGGTATCCTCTGAACATGAAAGTACTCAGTTAGAAGATGAGAATGTGCAGTCACAAGATAGTAGTAGTGTGAAATCTTCTG ATAATGCTGAA GTTCAAAATGAGCGATCCAAGTCCTTGTCAGTTTTTGGAGTTTTAATTTCCCCAAAGCTTCGAGCCTCCCAGCTGTCATTTGAGAAAG CACTAGAGACACTCATAGAAATAGCTAATTTGCAAAAGtcattattatattcttttcaCCAACTTCAAAAGGTGGAAGAtaccaaagaataa
- the LOC100306518 gene encoding uncharacterized protein isoform X1, which yields MEEEHQCSRSGEEPQTQELDGEDQQLQHQCQQPGAEEKLVLQFMDSMDNYLSLFDVVSSTLRQGWFDLASARHSMGASRINSSLLDLKLHSAATTLKITNYDGTQPRFMLHKWVSSEHESTQLEDENVQSQDSSSVKSSGLADNAEVQNERSKSLSVFGVLISPKLRASQLSFEKALETLIEIANLQKSLLYSFHQLQKVEDTKE from the exons ATGGAAGAAGAGCATCAATGTTCTAGAAGTGGTGAAGAACCACAGACACAGGAACTGGATGGAGAAGATCAACAGCTGCAGCATCAATGCCAACAACCTGGAGCTGAAGAGAAACTTGTATTGCAATTTATGGATTCAATGGATAACTACCTATCCCTCTTTGATGTAGTGTCCTCCACCCTTCGACAG GGATGGTTTGACTTAGCTAGTGCTCGACATTCCATGGGTGCTTCTCGCATTAATAGTTCTTTATTGGACCTGAAATTGCATTCAGCCGCTACAACATTGAAGATAACCAACTATGATG GTACACAGCCACGCTTCATGTTGCATAAATGGGTATCCTCTGAACATGAAAGTACTCAGTTAGAAGATGAGAATGTGCAGTCACAAGATAGTAGTAGTGTGAAATCTTCTG GACTTGCAGATAATGCTGAA GTTCAAAATGAGCGATCCAAGTCCTTGTCAGTTTTTGGAGTTTTAATTTCCCCAAAGCTTCGAGCCTCCCAGCTGTCATTTGAGAAAG CACTAGAGACACTCATAGAAATAGCTAATTTGCAAAAGtcattattatattcttttcaCCAACTTCAAAAGGTGGAAGAtaccaaagaataa